One genomic segment of Rhizobium sp. 11515TR includes these proteins:
- a CDS encoding 5-oxoprolinase subunit B family protein — protein sequence MPARFTFGGDEHLFVECSDEMSLEAFFKSLSMTKGVRESAIKGVTEICPANASLQIKFDPDIIKPDDLLREVKAIEGAAEKAEPVITTRIVEIPVFYNDPWTHETLMRFRERHQEPTGTDLDYAARINGYDAVKDFISAHAGSPWFVSMVGFVAGLPFMYQMVERQRQIEVPKYLRPRTDTPRLTVGHGGCFGCIYSVRGAGGYQMFGITPMPIFDPTQSTSYLRDFMVFFRPGDIVKFRPIDRDGYDQAVEDVDKGRFAPPIREVSFDLRQYQADIDGYNAKLEGALHGH from the coding sequence ATGCCAGCTCGCTTTACGTTCGGAGGTGACGAGCATCTCTTCGTCGAATGCAGCGACGAGATGTCCCTTGAAGCCTTCTTCAAGAGCCTGTCGATGACCAAGGGGGTACGCGAGAGCGCCATCAAAGGCGTCACCGAAATCTGCCCTGCCAATGCCTCCCTCCAGATCAAGTTCGATCCCGACATAATCAAGCCGGACGATCTCCTGCGCGAGGTCAAGGCAATTGAAGGAGCCGCCGAAAAGGCGGAGCCGGTCATTACCACCCGCATCGTCGAAATCCCGGTTTTCTACAATGATCCCTGGACCCATGAGACGCTGATGCGTTTCCGCGAGCGGCATCAGGAGCCGACGGGGACCGATCTGGACTATGCCGCCAGGATCAACGGCTATGACGCGGTGAAGGATTTCATCTCGGCCCATGCCGGATCGCCATGGTTCGTCTCCATGGTCGGCTTCGTCGCCGGCCTGCCCTTCATGTATCAGATGGTGGAGCGGCAGCGGCAGATCGAGGTGCCGAAATATCTGCGTCCACGCACCGATACGCCGCGGCTGACTGTGGGACATGGCGGCTGCTTCGGCTGCATCTATTCGGTGCGCGGGGCTGGCGGCTATCAGATGTTCGGCATCACGCCGATGCCGATCTTCGACCCCACGCAATCGACAAGCTACCTGCGCGATTTCATGGTGTTCTTCCGCCCCGGCGACATTGTGAAATTCCGGCCTATCGATCGCGACGGTTACGACCAGGCGGTCGAGGATGTCGACAAGGGCCGCTTCGCGCCGCCAATCCGCGAGGTCAGCTTCGATCTTAGGCAATACCAGGCCGATATCGACGGCTACAACGCCAAGCTGGAGGGCGCGCTGCATGGCCATTAA
- a CDS encoding TadE/TadG family type IV pilus assembly protein: protein MYRVSHFNGDREGAAAVEFALIAPLFFLLLLTLVAFAIYLTAAHSLQQLTADAARTAIAGLSANERSQLVQSFVTNSTINDAFIDKSKLTITVATDPSNANQFTVSASYDASDLPIWNLYTFAMPDQTIRRYSTIRLGGL, encoded by the coding sequence ATGTATCGTGTTTCTCATTTCAACGGGGATAGAGAGGGCGCCGCAGCAGTCGAATTCGCTCTCATCGCGCCGCTTTTTTTCCTTCTGCTTCTCACGCTTGTTGCCTTTGCCATCTATCTTACCGCTGCTCATTCGTTGCAGCAATTAACGGCCGATGCTGCCCGCACGGCAATCGCCGGGTTGTCGGCGAACGAGCGAAGCCAGCTGGTTCAAAGCTTCGTCACCAATTCGACGATCAACGACGCTTTCATCGACAAGAGCAAGTTGACGATAACCGTCGCCACCGACCCGTCCAATGCCAATCAATTCACCGTCAGCGCCAGCTATGACGCGTCGGATCTTCCGATCTGGAATCTCTATACCTTTGCGATGCCGGATCAAACCATCCGCCGCTATTCGACCATTCGGCTCGGAGGTCTCTGA
- a CDS encoding ABC transporter substrate-binding protein — MNKSNNLVSSALRSNMQRRDMLKLMGAGAAALTVGGLSATSAMADDAAVAFWGTATLDIGDKWQEFTRQSGVSPEFTDNGNDVGPVVARLAAGNANDLFDVGGFQGGAERELAKQGLIAPWDVSKISNFAGIWQWAKDIPTLTYEGKQYGIPTVVNADSIIYRPDKLGKVDSYGVIFDPKLKGRVAMEDAWINSAIFTAIYLKEAENKPIKEPGNLTESELGLVMEFLIKHKKDGQFRTFWNGWEQGVQLVANEEVDAMTGWEPIVYEGRKRGLQVEYAAPVEGYEGWGNNTVLLKGATERGKADVAHKFVDGLLAGLYGCELGKARGYLVPTDNNLAYAKAHPDEYKADDVAKLADHVKAKFSGKVYWQNCRPDNFQLYEEWWQKLRNA; from the coding sequence ATGAACAAGAGCAATAATCTCGTCTCCTCCGCCTTGAGGAGTAACATGCAGCGCCGTGACATGCTCAAGCTGATGGGCGCGGGTGCAGCCGCACTCACCGTTGGCGGGCTTTCTGCAACGAGTGCCATGGCCGATGATGCTGCGGTTGCATTCTGGGGCACCGCCACGCTCGATATCGGCGACAAATGGCAGGAGTTTACTCGCCAAAGTGGCGTTTCGCCCGAGTTTACCGATAACGGCAACGATGTCGGGCCGGTGGTCGCGCGCCTTGCTGCCGGCAATGCCAACGATCTCTTCGATGTCGGCGGCTTTCAGGGCGGCGCCGAGCGCGAGCTTGCCAAGCAGGGTCTGATTGCCCCCTGGGACGTCTCCAAGATCTCGAATTTCGCCGGCATCTGGCAATGGGCCAAGGATATCCCGACCTTGACCTATGAGGGCAAGCAGTACGGCATTCCCACCGTCGTCAACGCCGACTCCATCATCTACCGCCCCGACAAGCTCGGCAAGGTCGACAGCTATGGTGTCATCTTCGATCCTAAGTTGAAGGGTCGTGTCGCGATGGAAGATGCGTGGATCAACAGTGCCATCTTCACCGCCATCTATCTGAAGGAAGCCGAGAACAAGCCGATCAAGGAGCCGGGCAACCTGACGGAATCCGAGCTCGGTCTCGTCATGGAGTTCCTGATCAAGCACAAGAAGGATGGCCAGTTCCGCACCTTCTGGAATGGCTGGGAACAGGGCGTGCAGCTGGTGGCGAACGAGGAGGTCGACGCCATGACCGGCTGGGAGCCGATCGTCTATGAGGGCCGCAAGCGCGGGCTTCAGGTGGAGTATGCAGCTCCCGTCGAAGGCTACGAAGGCTGGGGCAACAATACGGTATTGCTGAAGGGCGCCACGGAGCGCGGCAAGGCCGACGTCGCCCATAAGTTCGTCGATGGCCTGCTTGCCGGCCTCTACGGTTGCGAGCTCGGCAAGGCGCGTGGCTATCTCGTGCCGACCGACAACAACCTCGCCTACGCCAAGGCCCATCCGGATGAATATAAGGCCGATGACGTCGCCAAGCTCGCCGATCATGTGAAGGCCAAGTTCTCCGGAAAGGTCTACTGGCAGAATTGCCGCCCGGACAATTTCCAACTCTACGAGGAGTGGTGGCAGAAGCTGCGCAACGCCTGA
- a CDS encoding ABC transporter permease translates to MIVREGATPRIVIWTLTIFGLIVIYAPPLYLLGVSFSPALQPGLPHFSDITPKWYLALGSESALIAALGQSIVIAFATAVIATLLSLGAVLAHRELHRGRSLWFLTVLLPMFVPGVIQGLALSTVISRAGVKASALTVIAGHLLWAMPFAFIVILTSFAAVKRTYLMAADDLGAGRFRQFWDITLPLIRPGLVSAFIFSFLLSLNEFTRAFYLAGRQNTLPVVLFGKMNAGASPTIYAMSGAIFLVSSVCVVAVALRSLLMQRRVG, encoded by the coding sequence ATGATCGTCAGGGAAGGAGCAACCCCGCGCATCGTCATCTGGACGCTGACCATCTTCGGTCTCATCGTGATCTATGCGCCGCCGCTTTATTTGCTCGGTGTCTCGTTCAGCCCGGCGCTGCAGCCGGGGCTGCCGCATTTCTCGGACATTACCCCGAAATGGTACCTCGCACTCGGCTCGGAAAGCGCGCTCATCGCCGCGCTCGGCCAGTCGATCGTTATTGCGTTTGCGACGGCCGTCATTGCGACGCTGCTGTCGCTCGGCGCGGTGCTGGCGCATCGCGAGCTTCATCGCGGGCGCAGCCTCTGGTTCCTGACAGTGCTGCTGCCGATGTTCGTCCCAGGCGTCATCCAGGGGCTGGCGCTTTCGACCGTGATCAGCCGCGCCGGCGTGAAGGCATCGGCTTTGACTGTCATTGCCGGCCATCTTTTATGGGCAATGCCTTTCGCCTTTATCGTCATCCTGACGAGCTTTGCCGCGGTCAAGCGGACCTACCTGATGGCGGCGGACGATCTCGGTGCCGGACGCTTCCGGCAGTTCTGGGATATTACCCTGCCATTGATCCGGCCCGGCCTCGTCAGCGCCTTCATCTTTTCGTTCCTGCTGTCACTTAACGAATTCACGCGCGCCTTCTATCTGGCAGGCCGCCAGAACACCTTGCCGGTCGTGCTGTTCGGCAAGATGAATGCCGGTGCGTCGCCGACAATCTATGCGATGTCGGGCGCAATCTTCCTTGTTTCCAGCGTCTGCGTGGTGGCCGTGGCACTGCGTTCGCTGCTCATGCAACGCCGAGTGGGGTGA
- a CDS encoding pilus assembly protein TadG-related protein, with protein sequence MQRLLGRLASLRDRRGNVAVTTALVSPLILYCLGLGIDYGMMTLQQRRLQQLSDIGAISAASDIANARTALLNNLQSNGTTAAVASGSNYMTSNGLVTAAAANSGQYETVANLVLGTYTADTSIPLANRFSSTGTSPYDSVKVTLTQKAVMPFASAFATPPTLSATGTASSERLAAFSVGSRLASLNGGILNQLLGTLLGTQISLKVADYQSLISANVNLLSFLNLLATDLKLTGVSYDQLLATDVTYDKILGALGKSTNLSSGVVTLINNLGKTLGTTKLTVKLQDIVNLGPLGSNIVGTSPNLTANMNVLDLISATAMAANQQKQIALDLGAALPGVATAKLTLAIGEMSQQTPALAVGAPGTIVRTPQVRAALEVAVTGLSLIAGLKLRVPLYIELAPAEAKLASITCVGGSMPNAVVGIDAVPGVAEVDLGDVNTSAFVNFGSEPRVTPAAIIDSLLLKVIASAQVDIANMSPTRLNFQPSEISAGTIKTVSTSTVLTSTVSSLLKNATITIQLLILTIGTPSGVLSAVADTLSVMTAPLDQVLYGLLGLLGLGIGQADVSVTDARCTQPVLVQ encoded by the coding sequence ATGCAGCGGCTTCTCGGGCGGCTGGCCTCTCTGCGGGACAGGCGAGGAAACGTCGCCGTCACGACTGCGCTCGTCTCGCCCCTCATCCTCTATTGCCTTGGCCTCGGCATTGATTACGGCATGATGACGCTGCAGCAACGGCGCCTGCAGCAGTTGAGCGACATCGGCGCGATATCGGCTGCTTCCGATATCGCAAATGCGCGGACTGCGCTTCTGAACAATCTCCAGAGCAATGGCACGACTGCGGCAGTTGCCTCCGGCAGCAACTATATGACGAGCAACGGGCTCGTCACCGCAGCTGCGGCCAACTCCGGTCAATATGAGACCGTGGCCAATCTGGTCCTCGGCACCTACACGGCAGATACATCGATCCCACTTGCAAACCGCTTCTCCTCTACGGGAACCTCGCCGTACGATTCCGTCAAGGTGACATTGACCCAAAAGGCAGTGATGCCTTTCGCTTCCGCCTTTGCCACGCCGCCGACCCTGAGCGCGACGGGCACCGCGTCCAGCGAGCGTCTGGCTGCCTTTTCGGTGGGATCGCGACTTGCGAGCCTCAATGGCGGTATTTTGAACCAGCTCCTTGGCACGTTGCTGGGAACGCAGATCTCCTTAAAGGTCGCGGACTATCAGTCGCTCATAAGCGCGAATGTCAATCTTCTGAGTTTTCTCAATCTCCTGGCGACGGATCTCAAGCTTACAGGGGTAAGCTATGACCAGCTTCTCGCGACCGATGTCACCTATGACAAGATTCTTGGTGCACTCGGTAAATCGACCAATCTTTCGAGCGGTGTCGTCACCCTCATCAACAATCTTGGTAAGACGCTCGGCACGACGAAACTGACTGTCAAGCTGCAGGATATCGTGAACCTTGGTCCTTTAGGGAGCAATATCGTCGGCACTTCCCCCAATCTGACGGCCAATATGAATGTGCTGGATCTAATTTCAGCGACCGCAATGGCGGCCAACCAGCAAAAGCAGATCGCACTCGATCTCGGAGCCGCATTACCGGGCGTTGCGACGGCAAAGCTGACGCTGGCGATCGGGGAAATGTCTCAGCAGACGCCGGCCCTTGCGGTGGGCGCCCCGGGCACGATTGTTCGCACGCCGCAGGTTCGTGCCGCGCTAGAAGTCGCCGTCACCGGCCTGTCCCTGATCGCCGGCCTAAAGCTCAGGGTGCCGCTCTATATCGAGCTTGCTCCCGCGGAAGCCAAACTTGCCTCTATCACCTGTGTCGGCGGCTCCATGCCGAACGCGGTCGTCGGGATAGACGCCGTGCCCGGTGTTGCCGAGGTAGATCTGGGCGATGTCAACACGTCTGCCTTCGTAAACTTCGGCTCCGAGCCGCGGGTGACGCCGGCTGCGATCATCGATTCCCTCCTTCTCAAAGTGATTGCGAGCGCGCAGGTCGATATCGCCAACATGAGCCCGACACGATTGAACTTTCAGCCTTCGGAGATCTCGGCGGGCACGATCAAGACGGTTTCAACGAGTACCGTCCTGACATCCACGGTCTCATCGCTCCTGAAAAACGCGACCATCACCATCCAATTGCTCATCTTGACCATCGGAACGCCGTCGGGAGTGCTTTCAGCCGTTGCCGATACGCTATCGGTCATGACCGCGCCGCTCGATCAGGTTCTGTACGGCCTGCTCGGCCTCCTCGGTCTTGGTATCGGGCAAGCCGACGTCAGCGTTACCGACGCAAGATGCACGCAGCCTGTGCTGGTACAGTAA
- a CDS encoding LysR family transcriptional regulator yields the protein MSLSLRQLRYFVATAEYGQISHAAVSLSISQSAVTAAIKDLELTVGVSLFNRTPQGMDLTTAGRQFLSHAYEILAKVDEATHLNLVSSDIEGELVVAATYTVIGYFLPMHIERIRRLYPKLKIQLYEVNRESIEEGLLSNRYDISVLLTSNILNPMLMTETLLSSVRRLWLPAGHDLQRRDGIGLREIAEEPYIMLTVDEAAHSSLRYWSRSPYQPKVLLRTSSIEAVRSMVANGLGVAILSDMVHRPWSLEGRRIETVNIQDPVPPMDVGLAWRANVEFSQPMLAFRRYFQQAYSLPGTNS from the coding sequence ATGAGCTTGAGCCTGCGCCAGCTTCGCTACTTCGTCGCAACGGCGGAATATGGACAAATCTCGCATGCGGCCGTCAGCCTGTCGATCTCACAATCAGCCGTGACTGCGGCAATCAAGGATCTCGAACTCACGGTCGGCGTCTCTCTGTTCAATCGTACGCCACAGGGCATGGACCTGACGACAGCGGGCCGGCAATTCCTGTCCCATGCCTATGAGATCCTGGCGAAGGTTGACGAGGCGACCCATCTCAACCTCGTCAGCAGCGACATCGAAGGCGAACTCGTCGTCGCAGCGACCTATACCGTCATCGGCTATTTCCTGCCGATGCATATCGAGCGTATCCGCCGCCTCTATCCGAAGCTGAAAATCCAGCTCTACGAAGTCAATCGCGAGTCGATCGAGGAAGGCTTGCTGAGCAATCGCTACGACATCTCGGTCTTGCTGACTTCCAACATCCTCAATCCGATGCTGATGACCGAAACGCTTCTAAGTTCGGTCAGGCGACTCTGGCTGCCAGCCGGCCACGACCTGCAACGGCGCGACGGTATCGGCCTGCGTGAGATCGCCGAAGAACCCTACATCATGCTGACGGTGGATGAAGCAGCCCATTCTTCGCTGCGATACTGGAGCCGAAGCCCCTATCAGCCGAAAGTTCTGTTGCGGACCAGTTCGATCGAAGCAGTGCGATCGATGGTGGCCAACGGCCTCGGCGTCGCAATCTTGTCGGACATGGTGCATCGCCCTTGGTCACTCGAGGGGCGGCGCATCGAGACCGTGAACATTCAGGATCCGGTTCCGCCCATGGATGTGGGGCTGGCCTGGCGCGCCAATGTCGAATTCAGTCAGCCCATGCTCGCCTTCAGGCGTTATTTCCAGCAGGCCTACAGCCTGCCGGGCACGAACTCCTGA
- a CDS encoding acetyl-CoA carboxylase, whose amino-acid sequence MSRLEIRSPLPGTFYRASSPDTPPFKADGDAVAGGDTIGLIEVMKTFQQIPAGLDGKNITFLVDNEEPVMAGQIIAEVDP is encoded by the coding sequence ATGAGCAGGCTTGAGATCAGATCACCCCTTCCGGGAACCTTCTACCGGGCTTCCTCTCCGGACACGCCTCCCTTCAAGGCCGATGGTGATGCCGTTGCCGGCGGTGATACGATCGGCCTTATCGAGGTCATGAAAACCTTCCAGCAGATCCCGGCGGGGCTCGACGGCAAGAACATCACCTTCCTCGTCGACAATGAAGAACCTGTCATGGCCGGGCAAATCATCGCGGAGGTGGACCCATGA
- a CDS encoding acetyl-CoA carboxylase biotin carboxylase subunit has product MTIRSVLIANRGEIAVRIIRAAKALGIRTVQVHSAADADMLAVKLADEAINIGAPAPKKSYLNIDAIIAAARAAGVDAVHPGYGFLSENGDFADAVVAAGMIFIGPSGEAIRLLGDKVAAREIAKRAAVPTVPGSDGRVADIAAAEAIAERIGFPVMIKAAAGGGGRGIRIVQSLAELREQFPLASAEAAAAFGDGGLYMEKVITRARHIEVQIFGDGRNFVHCFERECSLQRRRQKVWEEAQAFLLPDDIRQRLCASAVALATEVGYRGAGTVEYLYDEDSRQFYFIEVNTRIQVEHPITEMITGIDLVQEMFKVAGGAPLSLSQSDIRTRGHAIECRINAEDPARGFTPAPGTVTRLSVPEGEGIRFDTLLYAGYTVPPFYDSLLGKLIVWAEDRNTCLDRLASALSNLTIEGLPTTIPLHLALARDPSVRKGAFHTRFLESWLETDFAAVDGVSAEVA; this is encoded by the coding sequence ATGACGATCCGCTCGGTTCTGATCGCCAACCGCGGCGAAATCGCCGTCAGGATCATCAGGGCTGCCAAGGCGCTCGGCATCCGCACGGTGCAAGTCCATAGCGCTGCAGATGCCGACATGCTTGCGGTCAAGCTCGCGGACGAGGCGATCAATATCGGCGCGCCGGCTCCGAAGAAATCCTATCTGAACATCGACGCCATCATCGCGGCTGCGCGGGCGGCCGGTGTCGATGCCGTCCATCCGGGATATGGGTTTCTGTCGGAGAATGGAGATTTCGCCGATGCAGTCGTGGCGGCCGGCATGATCTTCATCGGACCGAGCGGCGAGGCCATCCGGCTGCTCGGTGACAAGGTGGCGGCTCGCGAGATTGCGAAACGGGCGGCTGTTCCGACAGTTCCCGGAAGCGATGGTCGCGTGGCGGATATTGCCGCCGCCGAGGCGATTGCCGAACGCATCGGCTTTCCCGTCATGATCAAGGCGGCAGCCGGTGGTGGCGGACGTGGCATTCGCATCGTGCAGTCGCTCGCCGAGCTCAGGGAGCAGTTCCCGCTTGCTTCGGCGGAGGCGGCCGCCGCTTTCGGCGATGGCGGTCTTTACATGGAGAAGGTCATCACCCGCGCCCGCCATATCGAGGTGCAGATTTTCGGCGACGGACGGAATTTCGTCCATTGCTTCGAGCGCGAATGTTCGCTCCAGCGTCGCCGTCAGAAGGTGTGGGAGGAAGCGCAGGCTTTTCTTCTGCCCGATGACATCAGGCAGCGCCTCTGTGCCAGTGCCGTCGCGCTTGCCACCGAAGTTGGTTATCGCGGTGCGGGCACGGTCGAATATCTCTACGACGAGGATAGCAGGCAGTTCTATTTCATCGAAGTGAACACGCGCATCCAGGTCGAACACCCGATAACCGAAATGATTACCGGCATCGATCTGGTGCAGGAGATGTTCAAGGTGGCCGGCGGCGCTCCCCTGTCGCTGTCGCAATCCGATATTCGGACGCGCGGCCATGCCATCGAGTGCCGGATCAATGCCGAAGATCCGGCCAGGGGCTTCACGCCGGCACCGGGCACCGTGACGCGGCTTTCCGTTCCGGAGGGCGAGGGCATCCGCTTCGATACGCTGCTTTATGCCGGCTATACCGTGCCGCCCTTCTATGACTCCCTGCTCGGCAAGCTGATCGTCTGGGCCGAGGATCGCAATACCTGCCTCGACAGGCTGGCGAGCGCTCTTTCCAATCTGACGATCGAAGGCTTGCCGACGACGATCCCTCTGCATCTCGCGCTCGCCCGCGATCCATCGGTGCGAAAGGGTGCATTCCATACGCGTTTTCTCGAATCCTGGCTGGAGACCGATTTTGCCGCGGTTGACGGCGTATCGGCGGAGGTTGCCTAA
- a CDS encoding 5-oxoprolinase subunit PxpA, which translates to MKEAVDINCDMGEAFGRWRIGDAHDEELIALISSANIATGFHAGDPNLMDETVRMAAAHGVGVGAHPGYNDLQGFGRRKINGTSREIVNDLVYQVGALREFARRHGVPVQHVKPHGALYMELAANADLSQIFIQYMRTVAPNMFVFCMDGSATCLAAEEAGQPVVREFYADRDYGDMGWIVFTRDAGRPDPKAIARKVVRACTEGVVRTVNGADIPIAFDSICFHSDTLGALDIVRHMREALIAEGIRVAPVSQILNSDAARRSHEQA; encoded by the coding sequence TTGAAGGAAGCTGTCGATATCAATTGCGACATGGGGGAGGCCTTCGGCCGGTGGCGGATCGGCGATGCGCATGACGAGGAGCTTATCGCGCTCATCAGTTCGGCCAATATTGCCACCGGTTTTCACGCCGGCGATCCCAATCTGATGGATGAGACCGTGCGGATGGCCGCCGCCCACGGCGTCGGCGTCGGAGCTCATCCCGGCTATAACGATCTCCAGGGCTTCGGACGACGCAAGATCAACGGCACCAGCCGCGAGATCGTCAATGATCTGGTCTATCAGGTCGGTGCGCTACGCGAATTTGCCAGACGCCATGGCGTGCCCGTCCAGCATGTAAAGCCGCATGGCGCTCTCTATATGGAATTGGCGGCGAACGCCGATCTCTCGCAGATCTTCATCCAATATATGCGCACCGTCGCACCGAACATGTTTGTTTTCTGCATGGATGGCTCGGCAACCTGCCTCGCCGCTGAGGAGGCGGGCCAGCCTGTTGTGCGCGAGTTTTACGCCGATCGCGATTATGGCGATATGGGCTGGATCGTCTTTACCAGGGACGCCGGTCGCCCTGATCCAAAGGCAATTGCCCGCAAGGTCGTGAGAGCTTGCACCGAAGGTGTCGTGCGTACTGTCAACGGTGCGGATATTCCGATCGCCTTCGATTCCATCTGTTTTCATTCCGATACTTTGGGTGCGCTCGATATCGTGCGCCATATGCGCGAAGCCCTTATTGCCGAGGGTATCCGGGTTGCACCCGTTTCACAGATTTTGAACAGCGACGCAGCGCGGAGGTCCCATGAGCAGGCTTGA
- a CDS encoding ABC transporter ATP-binding protein, translating into MAIAIGLDHIVRNYGPTRAVDDVTLDIRAGEFFTLLGSSGCGKSSLLKLIGGFDKPTSGRVLFDGRDVADVPANRRPVNTVFQSLGLFPHMNVAQNVGYGLKLRGLAGAALKSKVDGALDLVELSGFADRDVNLLSGGQRQRVALARALVMEPGILLLDEPLTGLDERLRQQMRDEFGRLHKRTGATFILVTHNQDEALSLSDRMAVMHKGRIEQTDVPSRFFEAPANAFVARFVGIDTLLRPESISVSGGRALVTVAGQRIGASFSGAAPPSDALVAIRPDRIELIPAAEEPGEIIELKVVESIYRGLSHDVTLAFADSQRVVLTTSADATPPLPGESVRVCLKPGAALLIDRSGIPALAGGDE; encoded by the coding sequence ATGGCGATAGCGATCGGTCTCGACCATATCGTCAGAAATTACGGGCCGACGCGTGCCGTCGACGACGTGACGCTCGACATCAGGGCAGGGGAGTTCTTTACGCTGCTCGGCTCGTCCGGTTGCGGCAAGAGTTCTCTGCTGAAGCTGATCGGCGGCTTCGACAAGCCCACCTCGGGCCGTGTGCTTTTCGATGGAAGGGACGTGGCAGATGTTCCGGCCAACCGCCGGCCGGTGAATACCGTTTTCCAGTCGCTCGGGCTCTTTCCGCATATGAATGTCGCCCAGAATGTCGGCTATGGGCTGAAGTTGCGCGGGTTGGCCGGAGCCGCCCTGAAAAGCAAGGTCGATGGCGCACTGGACCTCGTCGAACTTTCGGGTTTTGCGGATCGCGACGTCAATCTCCTCTCAGGCGGCCAGCGCCAGCGCGTTGCGCTGGCTCGCGCGCTCGTCATGGAACCGGGCATTCTTCTGCTCGACGAACCTCTGACCGGGCTTGACGAGCGGTTGCGCCAGCAGATGCGCGACGAATTCGGCCGCCTTCACAAGCGTACCGGTGCGACCTTTATCCTGGTTACCCACAATCAGGACGAGGCGCTCAGCCTTTCCGATCGGATGGCTGTCATGCACAAGGGGCGGATCGAGCAGACCGATGTGCCGTCGCGCTTCTTCGAGGCACCGGCCAATGCCTTCGTTGCCCGTTTTGTCGGCATCGATACGCTCCTCAGGCCCGAAAGCATTTCGGTTTCAGGCGGCAGGGCTCTCGTTACGGTTGCGGGACAGCGCATCGGTGCGAGCTTTTCCGGAGCGGCGCCTCCGTCCGATGCGCTTGTCGCAATCCGCCCGGACCGAATTGAGCTGATCCCGGCTGCCGAAGAGCCGGGCGAAATAATTGAACTTAAGGTTGTCGAAAGCATCTATCGCGGACTCAGCCATGACGTTACGCTCGCTTTCGCCGACAGCCAGCGCGTGGTGTTAACGACTAGCGCGGACGCGACTCCGCCCTTGCCGGGCGAAAGCGTGCGCGTGTGTCTAAAGCCGGGTGCTGCGCTCCTGATCGACCGTTCCGGAATACCGGCTCTGGCTGGAGGCGATGAGTAG
- a CDS encoding ABC transporter permease, whose product MKTPVLLLAAPLAAILVLGLAPLVLVIVWSFCAWDSATYWIKPEFSLAAYGAILEAGRWSVFLSTLGKAFLASAICLIIAYPTAYAMYFLAGRTLSVVLAALLTIPFFTSYLIRSFSWRLLLGRTGVINTFLQQAGITDAPLDWLLFSDFAVIVGLVASYLPFATFPILLSMRRVDPIALAASRDLGAGFWTMVRTVLLPLTYSGVFAGFLFVFVMVAGSSTEVQMLGGAGASIVSVMINDVMRVANFPLAFAISTLMLVIVFGLVLIGDALFGLSSLFEERGQ is encoded by the coding sequence ATGAAGACACCAGTTCTATTGCTTGCTGCTCCGCTTGCGGCGATCCTCGTGCTCGGCCTTGCGCCGCTCGTTCTCGTTATCGTGTGGAGCTTCTGCGCCTGGGATTCCGCCACCTATTGGATCAAGCCGGAATTCAGCCTCGCCGCTTACGGCGCCATTCTGGAGGCCGGGCGGTGGAGCGTGTTCCTGTCCACCCTTGGCAAGGCGTTCCTGGCATCAGCTATCTGCCTCATCATCGCCTATCCCACCGCCTATGCGATGTATTTCCTGGCTGGCCGCACCCTGTCTGTCGTGCTTGCGGCCCTGCTTACGATCCCGTTTTTCACGTCCTATCTCATTCGCTCCTTCTCCTGGCGGCTGCTGCTCGGCCGTACCGGTGTCATCAACACGTTTCTCCAGCAGGCCGGCATCACGGACGCGCCGCTCGACTGGCTACTGTTCAGCGATTTCGCCGTCATCGTCGGGCTGGTCGCCTCCTATCTGCCGTTCGCAACCTTCCCCATCCTGCTCTCGATGCGCCGTGTCGATCCGATCGCGCTGGCGGCATCGCGTGATCTCGGTGCCGGATTCTGGACGATGGTCCGCACGGTATTGCTGCCGCTGACCTATTCCGGCGTCTTCGCCGGTTTCCTGTTCGTCTTCGTCATGGTTGCCGGCTCCTCGACGGAGGTGCAGATGCTCGGCGGCGCTGGCGCTTCAATCGTCTCGGTGATGATCAACGACGTCATGCGCGTTGCCAATTTTCCGCTCGCCTTTGCGATTTCGACGCTGATGCTCGTCATCGTGTTTGGGCTGGTGCTGATCGGGGATGCCCTATTCGGCCTCTCCTCGCTATTCGAGGAGCGAGGCCAATGA